The nucleotide sequence GGCGTCGGCCAGGTGCTCAAGCCGCGCAAGCCCTCGTTGCGGGTGGTCGCCGTCGAGCCTGAGGAAAGTCCCGTGCTGTCGGGCGGTCAGCACAGCCCGCACAAGATCCAGGGTATCGGCGCCGGCTTCGTTCCCGAGATTCTCGACCGCTCCGTGATCGACGAGATCGTGAAGATCAACTCCACGACAGCCATCGATGCCTCGCGGGCGCTGGCGCGGCACGAAGGCATCCCGGGCGGCATCTCCTCGGGCGCTGCAATTGCCGCCGCGCTCCAGATCGGCAAGCGACCGGAAGCTGCGGGAAAAACTATCCTGGCGGTGGTACCGTCCTTCTCCGAGCGCTATCTTTCGACGGCGCTGTTTGAGGGGATCTAGACATGGCGGATCAACCGAGGCGGCCGCGGACACTGGCCGATGCCAGGACTGAGGCTGAGGCTGCGTTCAAGAAGGTGACCGCCAAGGTCGCCGAGGCGCCGCCGAAGAAGAACGTAGCACCCGGCGTCAGGGAGCAGGTCACGCTGCGCATCGACCAGGACGTGCTCGAGTTCTTCCAGGCGGCCGGTCCCGGCTGGCAGGACCGGATCAACGAGGCGCTGCGCAAGGCGGCGGGGAAGTAGCATTCGGCCGTGCTCAGTGTTTGACCCTCCTCCTGAGGAGCGCGCCTTTTGCGCGCGTCTCGAAGGATGAAGGCCAACGCCGCGAGAGCTGGGCCTTCATGGTTCGAAACGGCGCTTGCGCGCCTCCTCACCATGAGGGACGAAAGAAAAAAGCCCGGCGTGAGCCGGGCTTTTTCATTTTGAAACTGGCTCGTGCCTCAGCGGCGGAACATGCCGCCCATCATGCCGCCGACGACGCCGCCCACGAATGCCGCGCCGGCATCGCTGGGGCCGCTGCTGCGCTGGGGCGCAGGCGCGCTGCTGGGCGCGGGGGCGCTGCTGGCGCGTCGGGCCGGCTTGGCGCTGTCAGCGCTCGCGGTCGGCGGGGCAGCCACGATCTCGGCGAGCAGGGCCTTGTGCTGCAGCTTGTTGAGATAGCCGGACGACGGATAACCGCGCGCGGCCTGCCAGCGCTTGATCACCGAACGAGTCTCCTCGCTGAATGCACCGGTGACTTTGGTATCGAAGCCGAGACCGGTCAGGCGACGCTGCACATCGCGGCGCTGCCCCTTGTCGAGCCCGATCTGGTCCTCGGTGAGCTGGGTGGCTTCATCAGTGAAGGTCGCCGGATCGACACCCGCGTTGAGGTTGCGGGTCGTGGTCGACGGTCCGCTCTTGATCGCCGCCAGTCGCGCCAGCGCCAGCGCCTTGAACTGGCCGTTCGGATAGGCGGAGAGATAGGCGTTGAGCTCTTCCGGCTTGTTGCTCTCCTTGACCGAGCGCCAGTACTCGAGCTCGAGATTGGCCGCATCGGCGTTGGGGCCGCTCACGGCTGCCGGCACGCTGCCAGCCGCAGTCGGCGCCGCGTTGGCAACCTGGGCCGTCGGGGCCTGATTGAGGTAGACCGCGCCGATCAGGTTGGTGTGGCCCCATGGAAGCTGGCCCTTGTGGGTCTCTTCGTTGACCTGGGCGCGCACCGAAGTCATCGCCTGCTGGATCTCGACGCCGGGCTTGGTGATGTTGTCGATCAGCGCCCGGGTGAACGGGCTGTTGTTACCCTCCTGGCCGTCGAGCGCGGTCTGGCCCGGGCCGGTGGCGAATGCGATCAGCGTGCCTTCACCCGACTTCATCTCGGCGAGGCCGCTCTGCACGTTGACGCTGCGGGTCGCCGAGTTCGACTTGATCTTGGCGGCAAAGGGATTGTCACGGCAGGCGTCGAGGAAGACCAGCTTGACCTTGGCATCACCCATGGTCTGGTCGAGCGTCAGGTCGATGTTGATGGCTGCG is from Bradyrhizobium sp. ISRA430 and encodes:
- a CDS encoding BrnA antitoxin family protein, producing the protein MADQPRRPRTLADARTEAEAAFKKVTAKVAEAPPKKNVAPGVREQVTLRIDQDVLEFFQAAGPGWQDRINEALRKAAGK
- a CDS encoding caspase family protein, which codes for MRFLTLLVSLMCMALSVSAAKADRRVAFVVGNGAYKNVAQLPNPPIDAKAMAATLRNVGFDVIEGANLSRDQMTEKLLDFGRKAQGSDIAVFYYAGHGIAVGGTNYLLPVDADIKSEMDVKLGAAINIDLTLDQTMGDAKVKLVFLDACRDNPFAAKIKSNSATRSVNVQSGLAEMKSGEGTLIAFATGPGQTALDGQEGNNSPFTRALIDNITKPGVEIQQAMTSVRAQVNEETHKGQLPWGHTNLIGAVYLNQAPTAQVANAAPTAAGSVPAAVSGPNADAANLELEYWRSVKESNKPEELNAYLSAYPNGQFKALALARLAAIKSGPSTTTRNLNAGVDPATFTDEATQLTEDQIGLDKGQRRDVQRRLTGLGFDTKVTGAFSEETRSVIKRWQAARGYPSSGYLNKLQHKALLAEIVAAPPTASADSAKPARRASSAPAPSSAPAPQRSSGPSDAGAAFVGGVVGGMMGGMFRR